The Comamonas sp. GB3 AK4-5 genome includes a region encoding these proteins:
- a CDS encoding effector-associated domain EAD1-containing protein, which produces MRIHKAWYGPKGGHALLYCTDPGMQSTFRQAAWLTDLPGNAPAGLTWAPYFRTAIHEDYFVLVHTRPSQASDRAGMVDSVAAFVPLNELPQVPDLRAVAANVQESHNSQAQDPFEATEDTQEVTSTPQPMLLSIADALISAAARPVVHVGQEGFDDIMMDLLHLVPRQLRREVLFSLSFSPGEPGSPFAVATPRELVSRFAPAQVLKPSETGPTARVAALLNLQEGRPLLEFGQQAGFDLQSPGALVLLERAFQLWTDATSVENGITLVRLLAAKSADVPTARELRGAALDRLTSTAEQWTPTDVLAMRNLQLERFESGALAQALQDWVARRAGNMRAPLPEDHQLLAQASRAAAQQDWWNRRVQDGFAVASKATPAAVSSLAWGTIATLPQDIEPILSFLEEQKLLTALSENAPPTLVTAVALTVAQVSAGRQAWELCGAALAVAYPPDKALREVLKVATTKGARRAAIKQALKNATPAELLALAVSEDLEEVTFLAANAVVNRPSLIGDFEWTSPVWFDILQRVADKRRSAVAEVPNRIKGLQSIITASLTSERIWSPLVSTGLADLSKVPNRAEAWALIPNELQRDAISLTAKGWIASLLDGSAPMTALEEPLGSEARMMLRGSNVLATVAQKHPSLFISVIKEVHPRSDHDCVSLLDSFTSNGQWLPPVQAAAVGALIRERFWHSAASRAASLARTRDEFLAVCRECLDVMSLLDRFSLSLRVGRVLQIPPDEAWKIFEETLAKLYPGGPTDQEVWSRSGGRNEELIQEGNGIAQWHRCLKQVRSGNGPLFSKLLNTALKDFSGNAVLQVLRDNRALG; this is translated from the coding sequence ATGCGCATTCACAAGGCCTGGTATGGCCCCAAGGGCGGACACGCGCTGCTGTACTGCACAGACCCAGGCATGCAGTCGACGTTCAGACAGGCTGCTTGGCTCACGGACTTACCGGGCAACGCTCCGGCCGGGCTGACCTGGGCTCCCTACTTTCGCACCGCAATTCACGAGGACTACTTCGTGCTGGTGCATACGCGACCCAGCCAAGCCTCGGACAGAGCGGGTATGGTCGACTCGGTGGCCGCATTCGTGCCACTGAACGAGCTACCCCAAGTTCCCGACCTGAGGGCGGTGGCTGCAAACGTGCAGGAGTCTCACAACAGCCAAGCGCAAGACCCCTTTGAGGCGACCGAAGACACGCAGGAGGTGACGAGCACGCCGCAACCAATGCTTCTGAGCATTGCCGACGCGCTGATTTCGGCAGCCGCGCGGCCGGTGGTGCATGTCGGACAAGAGGGGTTCGATGACATCATGATGGACCTTCTGCATCTGGTGCCAAGGCAGCTGCGCCGAGAGGTTCTGTTCAGCCTCAGTTTCTCCCCGGGAGAGCCTGGCTCGCCATTCGCCGTAGCCACACCGCGTGAGCTGGTATCGCGCTTTGCGCCTGCGCAAGTGCTCAAGCCGTCTGAGACGGGCCCGACAGCGCGTGTGGCGGCTCTTCTGAACCTGCAAGAAGGCAGGCCCTTGCTGGAGTTCGGACAACAAGCTGGCTTTGACTTGCAGTCACCTGGCGCGCTTGTCCTGTTGGAGCGGGCCTTCCAGCTCTGGACGGATGCGACGAGCGTAGAGAACGGAATCACCTTGGTGCGCCTCTTGGCAGCCAAGTCGGCCGACGTGCCGACAGCGCGCGAGCTTCGGGGAGCAGCGCTCGACCGGCTGACATCGACTGCGGAACAGTGGACGCCGACGGACGTTCTTGCAATGCGCAACCTGCAACTCGAGCGATTCGAATCCGGCGCGCTGGCCCAAGCACTGCAGGATTGGGTAGCGCGAAGGGCGGGCAACATGCGTGCGCCGCTGCCTGAAGACCATCAGCTTCTGGCACAAGCGTCGCGCGCGGCGGCGCAGCAGGATTGGTGGAACCGGCGGGTTCAAGATGGGTTTGCGGTGGCGAGCAAGGCTACGCCGGCCGCAGTGAGCTCTCTCGCATGGGGCACGATTGCGACTTTACCGCAAGACATCGAGCCGATTCTCAGCTTCCTTGAAGAGCAGAAGTTGCTGACTGCGCTTTCGGAGAACGCGCCGCCCACTTTAGTCACTGCCGTCGCCCTGACGGTGGCGCAGGTCAGCGCAGGTCGCCAAGCGTGGGAGCTGTGCGGCGCAGCTTTAGCTGTTGCATATCCCCCTGACAAAGCCCTGCGCGAAGTCCTCAAGGTCGCTACGACGAAGGGTGCACGGCGCGCAGCCATCAAACAGGCACTAAAAAACGCTACGCCTGCCGAACTTCTGGCACTCGCTGTAAGCGAGGACCTTGAAGAGGTTACCTTCCTGGCCGCCAACGCCGTGGTGAACCGGCCCAGCTTGATTGGGGATTTCGAATGGACCTCTCCCGTCTGGTTTGACATCCTGCAGCGTGTTGCCGACAAGCGCCGCAGCGCCGTGGCCGAGGTGCCCAACCGCATAAAGGGTCTTCAGAGCATCATCACGGCGAGTTTGACTTCCGAGCGCATCTGGTCTCCTCTGGTCAGCACGGGCCTGGCAGACCTCTCGAAGGTGCCTAACCGAGCTGAGGCTTGGGCACTCATACCCAACGAGCTCCAGAGGGACGCGATCTCACTAACCGCCAAGGGCTGGATTGCCTCACTGCTCGATGGCTCCGCGCCGATGACAGCGCTGGAGGAGCCGCTAGGTAGCGAAGCGCGAATGATGCTTAGAGGTTCCAATGTGCTGGCAACGGTTGCTCAGAAACACCCCTCACTTTTCATCAGTGTTATCAAAGAAGTACATCCGCGCAGCGACCACGACTGCGTCAGCCTGCTCGACTCCTTTACGAGCAATGGACAATGGCTGCCACCTGTGCAGGCTGCGGCTGTTGGGGCTCTTATCAGGGAGCGATTCTGGCATTCAGCAGCTTCGCGCGCAGCGAGTCTGGCTAGAACGCGCGATGAGTTCCTTGCAGTTTGCAGAGAGTGCTTGGACGTTATGTCGTTGTTGGACAGGTTTTCGTTGTCTCTGCGCGTTGGCAGAGTCTTACAGATCCCTCCGGACGAGGCCTGGAAAATTTTCGAGGAGACGCTGGCGAAACTGTATCCCGGCGGCCCTACCGACCAAGAGGTCTGGAGCAGAAGCGGCGGGCGCAACGAGGAGCTAATTCAAGAAGGGAATGGCATCGCACAGTGGCATCGCTGTCTCAAGCAAGTGCGCTCGGGAAATGGGCCGCTGTTCTCTAAGTTGCTGAACACGGCTCTTAAGGACTTCAGCGGCAACGCTGTACTGCAGGTTTTGCGCGACAACCGCGCGTTAGGCTAG
- a CDS encoding caspase family protein: protein MSKFFHSGRAFIVGIGDYDNLSDLGFTPVYDADDVEKLLVSPKHCGYPTANVRTLRNREASRSAIIAGLEDLAAQSQPNDTVVVYFSGHGAQRTAGPGVGTYLCPPEFDGMRPRETGIEAEELSDLLQGIKAERLLVLIDACRSGAVARIKGEDLLKWEFGGQRLDKLAVGKGRVIISASEAHQNSMILGRYRNSLFTHFVLKGLQGGVDDRSDGLIHVLDLFHYVAQQVTKERGDQNPVLTTRTQDNFPVALRKGGFLKSEEGSGEDASEQESGNTGAAPKEVEDLMVVLYPQGPTDREIWSRADGDLASLRAGSTGRAAWHAALRTLALGGGGAITMDSLLKEAAAEYGNNPQLRSLLDARRS, encoded by the coding sequence GTGAGCAAGTTTTTTCACTCGGGTCGCGCTTTCATCGTCGGGATCGGCGACTACGACAATCTTTCAGACCTGGGATTTACTCCCGTTTACGACGCTGACGACGTCGAGAAGCTGCTGGTTAGCCCCAAGCACTGTGGTTACCCCACAGCCAATGTGCGGACTCTTCGCAATCGTGAAGCATCCCGCAGCGCAATCATCGCCGGCCTCGAGGACTTGGCAGCCCAGTCTCAGCCCAATGACACAGTCGTCGTCTACTTCTCGGGCCACGGGGCGCAACGCACGGCAGGCCCAGGTGTGGGGACGTACCTGTGCCCGCCCGAATTCGACGGTATGCGACCGCGCGAGACAGGCATCGAAGCAGAAGAGCTCTCGGATCTGCTGCAGGGAATCAAGGCCGAGCGCCTGCTTGTTCTGATAGATGCCTGCCGCTCCGGAGCGGTGGCCCGCATCAAAGGCGAGGATTTGTTGAAGTGGGAGTTTGGCGGCCAGCGGCTTGACAAGCTCGCTGTTGGCAAAGGGCGCGTCATCATCTCTGCAAGCGAAGCACACCAGAACTCGATGATTCTCGGGCGCTACCGTAACAGTCTATTTACCCACTTTGTGCTCAAAGGCCTTCAGGGCGGCGTTGATGACCGCTCCGACGGCCTCATTCACGTCCTTGACCTTTTTCACTATGTCGCACAACAGGTCACTAAAGAGCGTGGCGACCAGAATCCAGTGCTGACAACGAGGACGCAAGACAACTTCCCGGTTGCACTGCGTAAAGGAGGTTTCCTCAAGTCCGAAGAAGGGTCTGGCGAAGACGCCAGTGAGCAGGAGTCTGGCAATACGGGGGCGGCCCCAAAAGAAGTCGAAGACCTGATGGTGGTCCTGTATCCTCAGGGACCCACTGACCGAGAGATTTGGTCGCGTGCTGACGGAGACCTTGCAAGCCTACGTGCAGGCAGCACAGGGCGTGCCGCCTGGCATGCTGCACTGCGTACGCTCGCCCTGGGTGGTGGCGGCGCCATCACGATGGACTCCCTCCTGAAAGAAGCAGCTGCTGAATACGGAAACAATCCTCAATTGCGCAGCCTGCTTGACGCCCGGCGATCTTGA